The DNA region ATCAACAGTGGCAATCATTAGTATctagcacttcataaatatccCTTTAAGATGCTATTTGATACATTCTATGGTTTTGGTGGAAACAATCTGGATACTCCCGCTTCCAAAGCAGCTAAATGTATTACAATAAATTTGCTTTCTCTGTGCTGTGGAATTGGAAACCTATAAGATGTTGAATAAGAAAACTGATACCACTGCTTATCTGTCCAAAAGCTAGTGGTGTTAGGAAGCCCAGTAATTGAAAAATGGATAGCATTGATATTTGAACCTTTTTATATAACCTTTGAAGTGTAAGCCTTTTGGGGAATAAATTGCTTTTTGTAACAAGAACAATGTCAGATCCCATATTTAGAAACCGTGCACTTAATTCATTTTCAGACAGAGAAACTCATGTTGTCTTGTTGGGAAAAACATTGCAAAATGGATTAAGCTTCACCCTGGAGAGATGATAACCTAATATAAATAACTGCAGGCTGATCTTTATTAGTTACTGAGCAAATATTGCCAAATAGGACAGGCGACCTTCAATGATGATTGATCTAGGATAAGTCATCAACAACATTGTCTCCGGAGAGTAACTTTGGGGCATTTGGGGATATTTTGGTTCTTCTTATTTAAGGGCAGGCACTGAAGCAGAGACTGGGGAAGACTTAAGTGAAGCTTATTTAATGGTGAGGATTAAAGCTCGCCCCATGGTATAGTAATGACATATGATTCCAGGGTGGGTAAATTGCTCAGTGTCTGGTGAACTGCTCACAACTGTAGAAACTGGGAATTTAGCTGAAAACGGAAGCCTTCCAGGACAAGTTGAGGGGAGCCTACCTGAGCTCTGTACTTTCAGGACATGGGAGGATCCAAAACCCCGTCATCAggcatatatttttaatttctagaACAGGGCAGAATATGATAGCAGGTATGTTGATAGGCCAACCAAATAACTGTTTGTCAGTATGTAGATCTTTAGAAAAATACATATTCATCTACCCAAAAGCATTAAGcccaaattttcattttcaactgGTTGAATTGACATCATTTAGGACAACCATGTTGTACaatttatagggttttttttacCTCTAGAATTGAGGTTTATGTTTCCTCAATTCTAAGAGGAAATATAttgattttttcaaaaatttatttacataatatatttttaaaaactaaaaacaataataactgaGCTCATGCTATATACTGCTGCATATTTCAGGTCTCAATGCACATCCCGGTTCTTCCGTGTTTTGCCAAATCCCCACCCCCTAGGGATCAGAGGGTGGATGAAGCTGACACATGCTGGTGATTAGGACCAATTAACAGAGCCAAAATAACCCTCCTGGGGAAAGAGAGTGTGGTCCGAGTCATGACAAGAATAAACAGGATGCTATGCCTTGTTTCAAGCCAGAGTTCATAGGGTAACTAAATCTAAGGGGTAGGCAGGAGGTGGGAAAGGAGTCTCGGGCAGTAACTCAAGGCTGAGGAAGTCAGCACAGAGTTAGGGAAAACACATTCAGATGAATAATGGTAGGCACTGGTGAGATGATTTGTCTAATGCAGCTTTACATAACAACAGTATTCTTAAATGAAAGCAGGCTAACCATGCTCCCTCCTCACTCTTCTGCATTGCCATTATCATGGTCCCATGTTCTAAGACATACTAGGTATGAGAAGATAGTATTCATAGTTGAGTATTGGGAGAAGAGCAGATTGCGAGAATGGACAAAATAACCGGACCGGTTTTTATTGTGGGTAGCAACAACACAGAATAGACTGCAAAGGACAACCATTAAGCTGAGGGGGGAGTCCATTGACTTTTTTTCCAAAGAACAGAAGTaatcttttgcatttttatcaGAATTATTCCTGGAAGTTGCCTGTAGTGAAAGTGGAGGCATATATCTGCTCTTCTGCAATTCTCTCCTCTGCATACACAGTCAGTTCCCAACTCTGATTTTACCTACTTCTATACTCACCTTAGGGTCTATCACTTTGATGATTCCCTAGGAGCCCCCTGTCTTCTCCCTCTGGACCATGTACTGTCTTCAACTTGCTAATGTTCCACCCTGTGTGACCACTGACATCCAATTCCTCTCATCCTACTGCCGGACAGCTGAGTTTTGCCAGAAAAAGGCATACGATCAAGACAATGTATTTACTGATGTTCGTCAACCCTATTCAACTCTTACTATCACCCCATCTCATTTCTCTCAGAGACAATTATTCCAAATAGTTTTCTCTCTAATCAAGTCATCTACCCCACTATAGTCCATATTTATCTACGCCTTTATCTCTACTCTTATAGATACCACCCTAggttaggccctcatcacttttcaCCTTTTATTCTATAATAATGTCTCTAATAGTAAAAGTTCCCATGGCTCCATTATCTCTCCCCCTATTTTCTCCTGAGATAATATCAATACAGAACTTAGcgtaatgcctggcacatagtaagtgtttaatacatTCTTATTaccttctctttctcatcctcctTAATCCATCCATTCCACTAATATTATTTATGCAGAGGTCTGGTACTATCAGACTTCTCAAAACCCTACATTGGCTTCTTATTGCCCAGCACTAACATTATACCTTGGATTACTCATTTCATGacctagtctcagtttcttcatctgtaaaaagagaagacagagctagaACATCATTAACATTCTTCTCATTCTTAACTTTGGTCCTACTAAATGAAAAGTTCAAATTCCTTAGCCAAGAATTAAAGACTAGCCACAATTTGACATCATCCTACTTTTTCCAGGCTTATCTCATGCTATTCGTGGTCAAATAAACTACAATTCAGTAAAGTTAGACTACTCACTCTCCCTTTTacaagttttacattttcttgccTCTGCCCTTTTGCTTACACATTTCCCTATGTTTGCTAGCAGTTTATCAAACATCAAACAACTGgaattccctccctttcccaactTTACCTATTGAATTTCTGCCCATCTTTTAGCGTCTAATTCATTCCTCATTATCTGTGAACATTTCTCTGATTTTCATTTGAAAgtgtccttttctcctctgagatGATCATAGAGTAACTTTTAGGAAGAAGATATTAAGAAAAGAACCTGAAAAGGAGTGACaaaagaagtaggaagagaatcaagagaaatcagtttcaaaaaaacccaacaaagagAAAGCAATCAGAAGGAAAGGTAGGTAGCTATGTCAAATGTTTCAGAAAGGTCAAAAGGTCAACTGCTGAGAAATCGTATTTCAAGGAATTTAGTAGTGAGTAAGAGGATAAGTAGAAGAGACACTAAACATAAATGGCTTTTCTAGCAGTTTGACTAAGAAAGGGAGCATAGGAAGATAACTGGAGGGGATGGCAGTATTGATTTCTTTTCCAGTGTGAAGGCGACTTGGATATGATTGTAGACATCAGAGAAATGACTAGTAGATAGAGAGAGATTGATGACTGGAGAGATCATTGTTGAGGGAGCAAGGTAATGATTAAGGGAGGAAATATCAAGGGTCACAGTAGAAATGTTGGCTCTAAGAGAGTAGGAGTTTTCTGGAGCCAGCATACATTTGCTCTGAAGcagtgattgttaaattttcaatgtgaacatttatttGCACCACAGAAATCAGGCAATGCAAAATATTAGGGCTAGATTTGTTGTtcattgattatctagacttaagaaagtgatggagaaaattttaataatgcagatcaaacttaaaagtgcatTGTTCCAACATCTTTTCCCCctgagaaccagttgttaaacatttaccaccacaCTCCAGAGAAGACCCAATTCTTCTTCAGAGCCTGGAGTAAAGAAAGTGACAGTAGGGAATAATgtgaaggaattttaaaaatataataaaggagaagggagagcttGTAGTGaatagcctccattttctcagtaaagtatgtTGCAAGAATCTCTGCTAAGAGGGAGGCAGAGCATGATGGCAGTGAAGTcatgaggagaaaagaaaagatagaatagTTGCTATGGGAAGTATGATAGAGCCAATCGTGGATGAGTATTGCCTTGTGGCAATTAAGGCTTAGTTGAAATTAAGTAACCTGAATTTTTAGAGAATCTAGTCAGCATGGCTATGTGTTTTTCCAATACACTTTAGCAAAAAATTAGTAAAAGCAGATAGTGAAGGACATACAGATTTGTCATGATAAACATCTAGGATGaagaaaaactgaagcccagagtttCAAGCATGAGTATTTATAAGCAAGGATAGCAGTTGCCAAAAAGTGAGATACCAGAGCTCATAAGTAGCCAGGGATACATTAAATCTGACAGACATTTTATCCAATTGGTAAAGGTGTAGGATGGGCTTACATTTGGCATAACCACACTGACTTGCTTGCGAAAGGAGGTTTCCAAAGTCCATGGTAAAATGAAAATACAGTTAGTCAAAATCCTCCTGTGTCAGCAACCATGCAAACCAGTGTAAGTGTCATGGTGACCAGGCAGAACACCTTATGACCATATTGACTCAATGAGTACAGGCTATAGCAcagagaaatggggaagttaaACTCTTATAAAGAAGTCAAGCTATCTTATAAACTCTTGTGTTAAGTAGTTAAAtggtcttttatttatttaattttttcctgggAACAGGAATCCAATACTTATTTATTTGAAAGCTAATGAATTCTTTGCAATGATAATTCACTTGTTTTATTATCTCTTAATTACTTATTCAACACTCACCCCCACTCCTAGGATGTACAAACAGGATCTATCCATGTTTTGTTCATAAACATAGGCAACTTCCAAATACCATTTTAATGATTATTAAAATTTCAGCAATTCAGGGACCCTCTCATTTTCCAGCTGCAATTTCATTGATTGGAATTCTATCAGCTTATATGCTCTCTTTTATCCTCCtgaagcaaagtttttttttatttgaaatacaACTTTATTATGATCTAAACgaaaagggaatgggaatgaCAGTAACAAACAAGATTCACCACTGAATATTGTGATGGGACTGCAGCAGTCATATTTGAAACTCAAGGGGACGTAAATGCGGTCCAAAACAGCTAAATACGCAGGTCcaaaatatgaattatatatattttttaactgCTACATTCACTCCGAAGCCCATTCATTTCCTTCAGCATCCCAAAGATTAAGCACATGTTCTGTTCAGCTATATAATAAAGTGACAAACACACTACACCACTGACATCACAGGACAGTTGCCTATAAAACTAGACCTCTGACGCTGGGCTCTAGCTTCATTCCCTTACAGGTCATCATCTTCATCAGGGAGCGCAGTTGTCTGAGCAATCTGTAAGTCCTGCTCATACTGTGCTGCCAGTGCTGGGTCCATGACAACCTCCGGAGGTGCAAGAGCAGGCATGGCAACAAACTCCAAATTAGGGTCTCCAATAAGTTTTCTAGCAAGCCAAAGGAAGGGCTTCTCAAAGTTGTAGTTACTTTTGGCTGAGATGTCATAGTACTGGAGATTCTTCTTCCTATGGAAGACAATTGATTTTGCCTTGACTTTTCTGTCCTTAATATCCACTTTGTTGCCACACAACACTATAGGGATATTTTCACATACTCGTACCAGATCTCTATGCCAGTTAGGTACATTCTTGTAAGTAACTCTTGATGTTACATCAAACATTATAATGGCACACTGAGCTTGGATGTAATAACCATCTCTCAGACCACCAAATTTCTCTTGGCCAGCTGTATCCCATACGTTGAATTTAATAGCACCTCTGTTAGTGTGGAACACGAGAGGATGGACCTCAACACCTAGGGTGGCTACATACTTCTTCTCAAATTCACCAGTCAAGTGACGTTTTACAAATGTTGTTTTTCCAGTACCTCCATCTCCAACTAATACAAGTTTGAACTGCACTTGGAGTTCTCCTTGGGCGGCCATCGCGATGGTTCTTCCAGAAGCGTCTCCGTCTCCGCCTGACTGAATGATGGAAAGATGGCGGAAGCCCTgaagcaaagttttaaaaatattatcaatattatttaaGTTGGGGCAAAATCAGATACCAAGGCCAGGCAGACAGATTATGTCCAGATTTTGAATATTGTTATTGGTACTGTTTCTAATTTGTGAGTAGGTCCATATCCGTTACCATTATGCAATTTAATTTATTGGTtcctaggatcataaatttagacctaGAAGAGGCTTTAGAGACCAGCacctttattttatggataaggagactgaagcccagagaggtctaATCATATAGATACTAAGTGGAAGAGATTGTGATTTAAACCCAGGATTTTATTTAAGCACATggatacagagatgaaaattATTATGGCACATCATGAAGTAGGTAAGTCAAGTTTCTGTGATTTTTCTTCCAAGTGCTCCTGTGCTTTTACAATTGACCATATTTACTATAAACTATGCTCTTATTAGTCAACTAtgttctcttttttgtatttttttaaattttaaataaatacaaaatgaaaaaagaaaaaaaaaactgccgtgttcacagcagaccataagagagaatttaatataaaacaataaatttccatttcaagaaaacctatataataagtactacacattgttttcaaagctgcccagctgatctttttttccttgttggttttattttgttcccTGCTAtgacctttcccctccctcccccaaccaccCTAAAGAAGACTATAATTAGGAgtcaggtatgtgtgtgtgtgtatatatatatatatatacacacacacacacaaacatatatatatatatgtatacatatatatacatacatacatatatatacatatatacacatagatatctacaaacatatacatatatacacatatacactcatgcaCATGTACTAAGTTTCTTTCCTTCTACCATctatttctctgaaggtggatagcatcttcctttataagtCAAAGgcttttcatgtttttgtttttttaattcaatcaGCTCATCATTGCCTataatacagtaatattccaaCCCAATTCTATCTGAGAggttgtctatgaaagtttttttttttaatctcccaattttctgcattccttctattcttgtctacatagattttatttatacaagaaaattttaatttaa from Trichosurus vulpecula isolate mTriVul1 chromosome 1, mTriVul1.pri, whole genome shotgun sequence includes:
- the LOC118854730 gene encoding GTP-binding nuclear protein Ran-like, with amino-acid sequence MAAQGELQVQFKLVLVGDGGTGKTTFVKRHLTGEFEKKYVATLGVEVHPLVFHTNRGAIKFNVWDTAGQEKFGGLRDGYYIQAQCAIIMFDVTSRVTYKNVPNWHRDLVRVCENIPIVLCGNKVDIKDRKVKAKSIVFHRKKNLQYYDISAKSNYNFEKPFLWLARKLIGDPNLEFVAMPALAPPEVVMDPALAAQYEQDLQIAQTTALPDEDDDL